The genomic window AAAATGCCTCTGGTGCCCTGCTTATGCAGATCAAATAATAACAAGACATCAAAAAATAACTATTTTAGGCCAAGAACAACTCCAAGGAGTGCATAGAGTAGTTCAAAATGATATCAATTATCTATTTCTTCCTAACCATGCGCTCCTCTAAACTTGATTCTGTAAGGAGCATGTTCAAAGTATGATAACAGCCAGAAAGATGTAAATGTAGAAGTGCAGCAATAACCATAATAGATGGTAAATGTTTGGTTTATATAATAACTTCTACATGATGTAATCAGAACAAACAGTAAAATGAAGGACTCACCAAAGAGTAACTATCCTGCCCTGGAGATCGATCAATATAGGCGCTCCACTGGCGATCTTCTAACACCGGATCTTTGTAGCATATTTCGGTACATTTTCCTATGCCTGAGGAGTTTACAGCAAGTAAGTTGCATGCACACTGCAGATACAGCGTCTAGAAGACGAAATACCATAATTTTCATAAATACGACTATACGAGCATACACGTTAGCAGAGGCAGACAGACACGACCCTATGACAGGAGCCAGAGAGACCTAGTGCTAAAAATCAATTCTTAATCGATAGAGAAACTGAACAAGAATTTAGCTCCAGGAAGAGCTCAATCCAGGGGATGACACGCAGCAACAGCCATTCATTCAGCTTCCACATCAAGTATACTCACACTCGTCCCAGGTGTCGCCGTCCGCGTTGCACCCCTTCTTGCAGAACACCCTCCCTGTAAAAAAAACCAAATGGCAGAAAGGAAAGGAGAAGATAAGGCCCGCTAGCTTGGAGTGATTGAGTGAAGCAAAGCAACCATATGATTTCGCGGGGGCAAGGTGGACCGAGGCACTGACATGGGATCTGCACGAGGCTCGCGTACTTCTTGGTGCAGCAGCTGCCGCACGGCGGCGTCCAGTCGCCGGAGAACATCCCTGTCTGCCTCCGGCGCCAATCCCTCCCGCGTCTCGCACGGAAACGGATCGGTCGGCGAAGCGAGCGGCAGCGGGACCGCGGCGGCTGCCGAGGAATGCTGGTGGGCGGGCCCCGGTAAAGGGGGAGGCGAGGGGCAGGGGCGGAGGAAATGGAGGTGGAgagggagcgacggcggcggcgcgctgtTCGGTTCCTATGCCCTGTCCGCTGGTCGGTGCGGAGCAAATTGGGGAGGGGTTTTTATTGCAGTGATGAAAATAATAATGGAAAT from Miscanthus floridulus cultivar M001 chromosome 11, ASM1932011v1, whole genome shotgun sequence includes these protein-coding regions:
- the LOC136494367 gene encoding uncharacterized protein, which translates into the protein MFSGDWTPPCGSCCTKKYASLVQIPWRVFCKKGCNADGDTWDECIGKCTEICYKDPVLEDRQWSAYIDRSPGQDSYSLECFNACVSGCGFRFDVPTEKVEEIKPNRPSKPSAPEPEVKRTRNADCTEDVPCTSA